From Streptomyces chrestomyceticus JCM 4735, one genomic window encodes:
- a CDS encoding acyltransferase family protein: MTAQLPAGAPMPAAVPGPSASSISAPTGPTVVTRPNGAAPPPAKKSRGVPRLRALDGLRLLAALMVAAYHLGGRNGEIAVAWGSSPARQFPSLHSAFAYGCLGVQIFFVISGFVICMSGWGRSLRSFIASRVARLYPAYWVAILLVTAVFALPWVAFKALGPSDVLTNLTMLQQPLGAKRVLGVCWTLWAEMRFYALFALCVVLPGATRRRVVLFCAGWTLAAALAQAAKVPALDVVLMPQYAPFFIGGIGCYLLHRYGGRDPVAWAVVGVSWLTGQHHAVAGLWHPPSAHAFSYRSAVVVIAIVTVGFALVVAVALGRMQWADWRWLTVAGALTYPFYLVHEHLGWVAVQGLHGGLRLPSYATLALTVALMLTLAWVLHRWVERPLTPVLRQAIDPRPRR; the protein is encoded by the coding sequence ATGACGGCGCAGCTCCCGGCCGGGGCGCCGATGCCTGCGGCGGTCCCCGGCCCGTCGGCCTCGTCCATATCCGCGCCGACCGGGCCCACGGTGGTCACCCGCCCGAACGGCGCGGCACCCCCGCCCGCCAAGAAATCCCGCGGCGTGCCCCGCCTGCGCGCCCTCGACGGGCTGCGACTGCTCGCCGCCCTGATGGTCGCCGCCTACCACCTCGGCGGCCGGAACGGCGAGATAGCCGTGGCGTGGGGCAGTTCGCCGGCGCGCCAGTTCCCGTCCCTGCACAGCGCGTTCGCGTACGGCTGTCTCGGCGTCCAGATCTTCTTCGTGATCAGCGGCTTCGTCATCTGCATGAGCGGCTGGGGACGTTCGCTGCGCTCCTTCATCGCCTCCCGCGTCGCGCGGCTGTATCCGGCGTACTGGGTGGCGATCCTGCTGGTGACGGCTGTGTTCGCGCTGCCGTGGGTGGCGTTCAAGGCGCTCGGGCCGAGCGATGTGCTGACCAACCTGACGATGCTCCAGCAGCCGCTGGGCGCGAAGCGGGTGCTGGGGGTGTGCTGGACGCTCTGGGCGGAGATGCGGTTCTACGCGCTGTTCGCGCTGTGCGTCGTGCTGCCGGGCGCGACCCGCCGCCGGGTCGTGCTGTTCTGCGCGGGCTGGACGCTGGCGGCGGCGCTGGCGCAGGCCGCGAAAGTCCCCGCGCTGGACGTCGTCCTGATGCCGCAGTACGCGCCGTTCTTCATCGGCGGCATCGGCTGTTACCTGCTGCACCGCTACGGCGGGCGCGACCCGGTGGCGTGGGCGGTGGTCGGCGTGAGCTGGCTGACCGGCCAGCATCACGCGGTGGCCGGACTCTGGCACCCGCCGTCCGCCCACGCCTTCTCCTACCGCTCGGCGGTGGTCGTCATCGCGATCGTCACGGTGGGCTTCGCGCTGGTGGTGGCGGTCGCGCTGGGCCGGATGCAGTGGGCGGACTGGCGCTGGCTGACCGTCGCCGGGGCGCTGACGTACCCGTTCTACCTCGTCCACGAGCACCTGGGCTGGGTGGCTGTCCAGGGCCTGCACGGCGGCCTGCGGCTGCCTTCGTACGCGACGCTCGCCCTGACGGTGGCGCTGATGCTGACGCTGGCGTGGGTGCTGCACCGGTGGGTCGAGCGCCCGCTCACGCCCGTACTGCGGCAGGCGATCGACCCGCGGCCACGCCGCTAG
- a CDS encoding TetR/AcrR family transcriptional regulator C-terminal domain-containing protein: protein MLTETCRQTRSTLLGYRDGGKVFGGTRLRDLALLRPMESLLAAMRGAGFTAERAARAWFTTYAYTIGYVIEEQSVFPVPGDPRPDPAYDQRERERSVGADHPLTAAAGIEIFGDTARGFEDGLRAVVAGVEATLLRGE from the coding sequence ATGCTCACCGAGACATGCCGGCAGACCCGGAGCACGCTCCTCGGCTACCGCGACGGCGGCAAGGTCTTCGGCGGCACCCGGCTGCGCGACCTGGCGCTGCTGCGGCCGATGGAGAGCCTGCTGGCCGCCATGCGGGGCGCCGGGTTCACGGCGGAGCGGGCCGCGCGGGCCTGGTTCACCACGTACGCGTACACCATCGGTTACGTGATCGAGGAGCAGTCCGTCTTCCCGGTGCCCGGCGACCCGCGGCCCGACCCCGCGTACGACCAGCGGGAGCGGGAGCGGAGCGTGGGCGCCGACCACCCGCTCACGGCCGCGGCCGGCATCGAGATCTTCGGCGACACCGCACGCGGCTTCGAGGACGGCCTGCGGGCGGTCGTCGCGGGGGTCGAGGCCACGCTGCTGCGCGGCGAGTGA
- a CDS encoding FAD-dependent monooxygenase has translation MAGTDTLPAHVDVLISGAGPTGLALGLDLARRGVRALVLERLDRLAPGTRGNGIQPRTQEVYEDFGVLDAVLESGGTYPPRGIWSDGRMIDAQVMVEPGVPTPAAPYSTMLLLPQWRNLEIQYARLTELGGTVAFGTGLDSFTQDTDGVAARVTGPDGITRTVHASYLVAADGGRSPVRKALGVTMTGQSVAPYPMLVADIRLDGLDREHWHMWGEFRATDFVSLLPPEKYDYFLLMAGFMNAGTVPDTSPDAVRKLIAERTHLTLDQLGEVRWASTFRPNAALADRFRAGRVFLAGDAAHVHSPAGGQGLNTSVQDAYNLGWKLGQVIRHGAPDSLLDSYEAERRPVAESILATSTRLHRSGDMRRGSDLHQMGVGYPDGPLATERRTGLADGALRAGNRAPDAPCTTPDGTPRRLFDVFQGPHFTLLAVGDAELPPLGGEMIRTCRVGGPAPDLLDSEGHARDAYGEGLFLVRPDGYVAYAADDTTGLPDELARYGMALTAPSAR, from the coding sequence ATGGCCGGCACCGACACCCTGCCCGCGCACGTGGACGTACTGATCTCCGGCGCCGGCCCCACCGGCCTGGCCCTCGGCCTCGACCTCGCCCGGCGCGGCGTGCGCGCCCTCGTCCTGGAGCGCCTGGACCGGCTGGCGCCCGGCACCCGGGGCAACGGCATCCAGCCCCGCACCCAGGAGGTGTACGAGGACTTCGGCGTGCTCGACGCCGTCCTGGAGTCCGGCGGGACGTACCCGCCGCGGGGCATCTGGTCGGACGGCCGCATGATCGACGCGCAGGTGATGGTGGAGCCCGGCGTCCCGACGCCGGCCGCCCCGTACAGCACCATGCTGCTGCTCCCGCAGTGGCGGAATCTGGAGATCCAGTACGCCCGGCTGACCGAGCTGGGCGGCACGGTCGCGTTCGGCACCGGCCTGGATTCCTTCACCCAGGACACGGACGGCGTCGCGGCCCGCGTCACCGGCCCCGACGGCATCACCCGTACGGTGCACGCCTCCTACCTGGTCGCGGCCGACGGCGGACGCAGCCCGGTCCGCAAGGCGCTCGGCGTCACCATGACCGGCCAGTCCGTCGCGCCGTACCCGATGCTCGTCGCCGACATCCGGCTCGACGGGCTGGACCGGGAGCACTGGCACATGTGGGGCGAGTTCCGGGCCACCGACTTCGTCTCGCTGCTCCCGCCGGAGAAGTACGACTACTTCCTGCTCATGGCGGGCTTCATGAACGCCGGCACCGTGCCGGACACCTCGCCCGACGCGGTGCGCAAGCTGATCGCGGAGCGCACCCACCTCACCCTCGACCAGCTCGGCGAGGTGCGGTGGGCCTCCACCTTCCGCCCGAACGCCGCCCTGGCCGACCGGTTCCGGGCGGGCCGGGTCTTCCTCGCGGGCGACGCGGCGCATGTGCACTCCCCCGCGGGCGGCCAGGGCCTGAACACCAGCGTGCAGGACGCCTACAACCTCGGCTGGAAGCTGGGCCAGGTCATCCGGCACGGCGCGCCGGACTCCCTGCTCGACAGCTACGAGGCCGAGCGGCGGCCGGTCGCCGAGAGCATCCTGGCCACCAGCACCCGGCTGCACCGGTCGGGCGACATGCGGCGCGGCAGCGACCTGCACCAGATGGGCGTCGGGTACCCGGACGGGCCGCTCGCCACCGAGCGGCGCACCGGCCTCGCCGACGGCGCGCTGCGCGCCGGCAACCGGGCGCCCGACGCGCCCTGCACCACCCCGGACGGCACCCCGCGCCGCCTCTTCGACGTCTTCCAGGGCCCGCACTTCACCCTGCTGGCCGTCGGGGACGCCGAACTCCCGCCGCTGGGCGGCGAGATGATCCGTACCTGCCGCGTCGGCGGCCCCGCCCCCGACCTGCTCGACTCCGAGGGCCACGCCCGCGACGCGTACGGCGAGGGCCTGTTCCTCGTCCGCCCGGACGGCTACGTGGCGTACGCCGCCGACGACACGACCGGGCTGCCCGACGAACTCGCCCGGTACGGCATGGCCTTGACCGCGCCGTCCGCCCGGTGA
- a CDS encoding nuclear transport factor 2 family protein — protein MQEETAQSAIDTFLSAFNASDDSRVTALLAQALTSDVVFHGPLGRSEGIEAVERFVLDLRRHPAGAGTMVRCSAVDMPGEWARYRWVFTTPGGGPRLAGTDVVHLRRSLIDQVIVFAGETGPPAA, from the coding sequence ATGCAGGAAGAGACCGCGCAATCGGCGATCGACACGTTCCTCTCCGCCTTCAACGCCTCGGACGACAGCCGGGTGACCGCGCTGCTCGCCCAGGCCCTGACCTCGGACGTGGTCTTCCACGGACCGCTGGGCCGCAGCGAGGGGATCGAGGCGGTCGAGCGGTTCGTGCTGGACCTCCGGCGTCACCCGGCGGGGGCCGGCACGATGGTGCGCTGCTCAGCGGTGGACATGCCGGGCGAGTGGGCCCGGTACCGGTGGGTCTTCACCACGCCGGGTGGCGGCCCCCGGCTGGCCGGGACCGACGTCGTCCACCTGCGGCGCAGCCTCATCGACCAGGTCATCGTCTTCGCGGGGGAGACCGGGCCGCCCGCCGCCTGA